acATGCAACATGTATTTCAGTGTCTTccaagccattttttaaaaaatatttatttgactgtatcaggtcttagttgcagcaagcaggatcttttttatttgtagcatatgaactcttagtttcTGCCtttaggatctagttccctgaccaggttcccttgcattggcagcacagagtcttagccattggaccaccaaggaagtcccatggcATTTGTTCTTTATGCCAAGATGTGTAAATGTGTTCTTTCTTTATGCCTTCTTTCTTAGGATTCATCATTTTCTGCTTCCTATCTGTGGCTTTAGTTATTTCTTAAGTGGGGTGAGCAATTCACAGGATTTAGCCAAATGCTTGGTGTGTTGTAATTGATAAATTTGTGTTAGCTGTAAGTTTTTAGATTgtttttactttactttatttattctttggttgttctgggtctttgctgttgctTGGGCTTTCCTCtggctgcagtgagtgggggctgctcttcactgtggtgcatgAGCCTCTctttgccatggcttctcttgtggagcacaggctctaggtgcattgGCTTCAGTAGTTAGAGCACATGGTCTGCTATTGTCACtcctgggctcagttgctccttcattggcaggcagattctttaccactgagccaccaggaaagcccaagccaccagggaagccccagtaatttttttttaatagacttaaTTTTTCGAGAGCAGTTTTAAGCTTACTGCATAATTGAACGGAAGGTACAGGGAATTCCTGTATGCTCCCTGCCCCCATGTGGGCATTGCCTCCCTGGTTATCAGCATGGCCCACCAGAGCGGGGTATTTGTCACCAGGATGAACCTCCACTGACACATCCCGGTCAGCCAGCATCCAGAGTGCATTTGGTGGGTTCACGCTCAGTGGTGCATGCTCTCTGGGTTTGGACAGATGTGCACTGACACATACCCATCATTTTTTCACACAGTAGTTTCACAtccctaaaaatcccctgtgctccacctattcatctCTCCTGtaaactccccacccccacaaggGCCCCCCGCAACCACTGATCCTTCTTCTGTCCCCAGAGCTCAgctctgccttctccagaacatcATAGAGTGTGAATCACCGTGTCACCGTCTCACgtgggcttctttcacttaaggaTGCACATTTACAGTTCCTCCTATCTTTTCGAGGCTTGATAGTACACTTTTGTTTTGAACCATCTAAAGGAGAGAGTATGTCTATCATCTCTCAAATCTGGACCATGGTGTTCGCCCACCAGGTGCCCCACATAGCTGTGACAAGCTGTGTTCTAGGTGTGCCTCTCTCCCAACAAAAGTAGAGGTGGCTGTTTCAGTCCTGAAGAGGGTTCTTGGAAGTACTATTTCAGTTCTGGGCTCCAGATGATTCGTATTCCTAACGAGGTTAAGGCAGTCTGCTCCATAGGTGATGATGCGCCTGAGCCAGCCAAGTTCATGGAAGAATCAGCCATTAACCATCATTCCGGGAGCTGCACTCCATCTCCAGGGGTTCTTGAAATGGAAGTTGAACAAAAATTCCCCAAGCAGCTGGCTTGGAGCTTGGGTTTTTACTCTGGGAACTTCTGGACATGCCCCAGCTGGTGAGCTCCTGACTTCCTGGAATGGGTTCAGGCTGCTTAAGCAAAAAAGGGGAATCTGACTTCAGAAACCAGGTTCTGGGAAGGAGACAGTCATTCCTGTGGCTGCTGAGTCCTAAATAAGACATCCAGGGCTGGGCTGCTTTCAATGAGGGCCCACCCTGGGCACCCTCTGTGGGGTGTGGAGCAACATCCCTGGCCCCATCCATTCAGTGCCAGGAGTGCCCCATTCCCCTGTGGCCCCTGGGGGGCAGGGTCACCGCATTTGAGACCCATGGCTGTAGCTGAGCATGGAGGGAGCTCTCCTAATGCCTGGAGAGAGTGTGGTGCCTGGTGGATACCCTCCCCACCCTGATGTTGAGAGGAAGTTTGGGCAGCCAGAAAAGGTGGGGCTTGTGGTGGATGGAAGTTCGGAGGCATGGTTTCTGACACTCAGTTCTCCAGTCAGTCAACCACTCAGTGAAGGCTCCTGCAGCTTTGGAACAAGTCCTCAGAAGGAAGAGGTGTGACTCCTTCATGGACACACCACCTACGACCTCTcctgcatttctttcctttctgtcccCCGACCCCCAACACCGTTTTGTTGAACAGAAAATCTGTTTGCCCCCGCGGGGAACTGAGACAGAGGGAGGAGCTTCAGAGGAGAATCATGGCACTGGCTGTGGACACCTGGCAGCCCTTCTTTGTCTCGGTAGAGCAGAGGACAGTAGAGGTGGGGACAGCTGGGCTTAGATCCCAGGCCATCTCTTATCTGCTGTGGGCTCATGGCTCTCAGAGGCACCAGGAAGGGTCCTTGCTGCCTCACCCCCAGCTTCCTGTGAGGCCAATGATCCTGGTCATCCCTTGGCTTGGAGGGCTTGTGGACACATCACctgatctctgcctccatcacatggctgtctgtgtctgtgtccagaTCCCCTCTTCTTGTAGGACAGGGTGACCTCAACTTAAGTACATCTGCAGTGGTCCTGCTTCCACATGGGATCACCTCACCTGTTAAGACTTCAGCACATCTTTTGAGGGGGGATGTGATTCTGCTTATAAAAGGGCTATAGGAGATAACTGCTGATGGGCATGGGGTTTCTTTGTGGGGTGatgagaatgttctggaattagatagtggtgatggttgcatactTCATGATTTTACTAAAATCCATTGAATTGTGTAGGTTTATCGTCGTGTGAATTATATATCAGTTGgcttttgtgggggaaaaaaggattACTAGGAAGGCTGGACTATAGCGAGCCCATCTAAAGCACCTGGCCTTTGTTGTGTCCTTCAGGACGCGGGcagcctccccacccagggagcagTCTCAGTATTTAAACACAAACATTTAGATGATGGGAGACAGCCCTGAGGCACAACCATCTTTAGCAGGACAGATCCTGGGCCGTGAGCATCTTCTAGCCAGCCACAAAGGCTGCTGGGCTGGGGCAGGGTTTACACACAACGGTGGCAAATGTCATCAGCCAGGCAGGATGTGGAGGCGCCGGAAGGAAGTGGCGACGGGGCTGAGGTGTGGCGGTTGCCAACAggaactgtgttttgtttttagaaaaagaacaggggtgggtgggtgtgtgctgGGGCAGGGGAATTTTGTCGTTTTAACCTTTGTCACTCTTGGAGTTTGTAAGTACCACCTTCGTCTCGTGTGCAGGAAGACCCAGGGGAGCCCCTCGTGCTGGATTCCGAGAAGCCTCTCCTGGTTTTCCCTTTGCTGCCCTTGGAGGTCTTCTAAGAGGGGGCAGAAACTCAGGATCCCCAGAAACGGTACCTGGGGTTTTGGTGGCGGGGGTTGCTGCAGTGACTCCTGGGTGCTTCTCAAGGAAAAGGCACTTGCCAGTGGTTGCCCACTCCTTGGCCACAGGAGCCCAAGGGAGTGTGTTTTTAATAGAAAGTGCTGTTTGCTTTTGATGGGAACTGTCCATCCAGAAAGTTTTTCAAAAATCATTgcttccactttaaaaaaaaaaaaccctcccactttctcaggagacagaaaagTAGGCAGGAACCTTATAAGCCTGCTTCATCACTCTGCCCCATCTTCTAGAACCATCCTGGCGCTTGTCTGGTCCGTGGCTTGACGGGCTGTAGATAGAGCTGTGGGGTCACCCGGGTCAGTGGGGTCCCTGTCCGCTTCTCACCACCCCACAGCCTGTGCCTGTCTGACAGGTCACGTGGCCCCAGAGACCCCAAAGTCAATAGAAGGCAGCAGCGGGGTGCGGGGAGGTTGCATTTTTCTTGGTGGTGTGGTCTCTTTGAGGGTGAGAAGGCCAGCTATAGGGCCTGGACACCTGGGTGCACAGAGGCCGCTGTGGGGGCTCAGGGGCCAGCCCAGGCCAACCCCACTCTGGCTGGATGAGGGATAGCACCCTGCTTTGTCTTCTCATGGCCAAAGTGAGGCTGCATTCAGCCTGGGCAGAAGAGTGTTTGGAGGCTAAAGTGAGTCGTGGGTGAGAAATTGCTGGCAGGCGGTAGGTGCGGGGGAGGCCAACTTGGGTTGCTGGTCAATCCACGCAGGGTGACTGTCCCTTGACCTGCACTTGGAGTGGCCCTGAGAGCTGCTTGGTTTACAGATGAACCACCTGGGCAGGTTCACGGCCCCTCGGCAGTTAGCGGTCGTGGTGGGGGCAGAGGCAGGTGGAAGCGCGGGGTCCCCACCCACGACATCCAGCACAAGTGCCCTCATACAGAGGCGTCCCCACGACCTAGCACAGGTGATAGACTAGCCTGCAACAGAGGGTCAGGGCAGGTGGCCTCTTAACCGGGGCCTCCTGGGGGTCTCAGATCGTCCACACTGGGAGAAAAACGGCAGATGGGCTATTTGTGGCTGTCCTCCCTTTTCGGAGGCACCTCTTCCTGCCCTTCAGGCCCTAGGCACAGGTCTCTACCACACCTCCAGAACCAGGGAGGGTCAGAACCAGAGGCACCTGCACCAGACTGCAGGTGCGGCAGAGGTGCCTGGTGTGGGAGCAGCCCCAGCCAGGAGGGACTTGGCCCTGGATTTGGGATgaagagtgggggtggggcagtggaGGTGGGTGGCCAGGCAGAAGGGACCACGGTTTCATCCCCACGGTCCACGGTGCAAACACTGACTCCTTCTGCTACCAACTGTGCAGCCTAACAGTGATTTACTCATTAACTGGGTACTAGTTAACGGTGACCACTAGTAGTTAATGCTTAGTGCTGTCACcatcttctagcccagtgtttctcacctGGGGTGCTCTTGCCCCCAGGGGATACTGGATCACATCTGGGGACATCTGTGGTCGTCACGACTGGGGATGCTCCTCACGTGAGGGGGCAGGGGTGGCCCCGATGTCAGCAGTGGCAAGTCCGGGCCTCAGTCTTCCCAGCTTTAAAGTAGGGTTCTGCTTTGCTCCATGGGTTACCGTGACTGCCTCACTGGGCGTTAACCAAGGTGGCAGGAAGTGATGCTTGTGGCTGGGGCCTCAGGGCAGCTTTGGGGAAGGAAGTGAAGGCTCTTCTGGTCTCTGGATGGGCCTCCTCGCTCCGGAGCACAGGTGGCTTCCTGCCCCATTGCCAGGCGGCCTGTCCGCGTGAGCGTTCCCTCTGTCACACATCAGTGCCTGCATTTTTCAGCCCCTGTGGTCTTCTGTGTCTGCGCTGTCACCTCACACAGCAAACAAATTTGACAGGCAGTGCTGGCCTCAGCTTGAACCCAGAGGGAAATGGCCTGTTCTTTGTGGTTCCCAGAGCAGCACTTCGGCCCAcacttgctctgtctcttcaccctactttaaaaataagagctTTCCTGGCTCTCATTGATGTACCAGACTCTCCGCCTTTCACGTGTGCATTCCACTGTTTTTCAGTCCATTCACATTGTTTGTAACACCACCTCTCTCCAGTTCTAGAACATTCTGTCACCTCAGAAGAAACCCTGTTCCCGTCAGCAGTCACCCCATCCCTTGCCCCAGCCCCTGACCACCAGGAAcccactctctgtgtctgtggatctGCCTGCTCTGCACGTTTCCTGTCAGTGGAGGCACACCCCGTGTGTCCTTCCGTTTCTGCGTCTCTCATTGAGCATCGTGTCCTCCGGGTCCGTCCACGTGGTAGCGAGTGTCagggcttctctccttttcatggctgagggATGCTCCCAATGGAGACATTTGGGTGtctccaccttttggctgttagGACTCATGCTGCTGGACACACTTATGTACAAgtatttgtgtggacatgtgtCGTCCACATGTGTCATCACTTAGATGGACACTTAGGAGAGAGCTGCTGGTGAGATGGTAGCTGCATTTTTTAAACTGCTGGGCTGTTTTCCTCAGCAGCCACCCCATTTTACATTACCCCAGCAGCACAGGAGGGTTCCTGTTGATTGTCCTTTTCGATTACGCCGTCCTCCTTGGGAGTGGCAGGTCCCTCCCCTCCTCACTGTGCTCCCTACATCTGGCTCCATCCCTGGATGCTCAGCCTCTGTGTTTTGCATAGTTCATGCTGCCTTGAATCAACCTTCCAGTATCCACAGGGTCAAGTGGGGCCCAGAAGAATGAGCAGGCTTCACCTACCAGTGGGGAGGACAGATGGTCCCCAGCCTGCATGTAACCAGGGCCTGAGTGGCCCAGTTGTGTCAGCTGTGAGTTACCCTCCCTGGCGTTCCTTCAGATGTTCTGTGTAGCCTCTGTCTGAGTTTCcaatggctgctgtaacaaatcaccacagaCTTTGTAGCCCAAACCACACAGATTATCCTCTTACAGTTCGAGAGGTCGAGTCCAGCTTAGGCCTCTCAGGGCTAAAATCCAGGTGTGGGTAGGGCCGGTCCCTCCGAAGGCTCCGCGGGAGCATCGGctcctgccttttccagcttctagaggcaccCCATCCCTGGCTCTcagcccctccctccatcctcccagTCAGCAGAGCAGCATCTCCCGTCTCTCTGCCTCTGACTTTGTTAGCAGGCCCTGTGGACACGTGGAGGACACAGAAGGGGGAAGGAGGTAGGGTCAGGGTTGCGCCTGCCCCGAGGGGAGAGGTGCTGGACCCCTCCTTTGAACCCCGCCCTCCACACTCCATGCTCCAGAAGAAGTACTCTGAAGGCTCAGCTTACTGCCATCCCTCTCACTTGAGATCAGAGCAACctctttctttttagtttctcaTAACTCAAGAGTCAGAATCATTCCTGGCTTTCAGGCAGGACACCCTGGCTAGAACGCTGGTGTGTGCCCTTCACATTATCCATCCACCTCTGGAATTAACCCAGAGGTTCAAGGGGCCACTGAAGGCTGGGCCAGGAGGCCCAGGCCAATGGGGATCAGTCTGATTTCTGACCTGCCGACGTGTAGAAGAGCCGAGCCTGCAGGAGATGCTGGCTCCAGGATGTGGTGGGTCGTGACTCAGTGCTTACTAACCGCCTGCTGAGGTCCTTCCCATCCTGGTCGCCCCATCTGGACCATGGACATGGGTGCAGACACGGGTGAACTGGGCTGAGGTGACCAGACCTGCCTGCCTCGTGCCCATCCCCCATCACAGCTTCTCCATCACTGAGGTCAGCCTGGTGGCACAACGTTGTCCCTTGGGGGTGACAGGATCCCTGTGCAAGGACACACTAGGTCTTCTCAGACATGGAATGTCCAGAAGTTTCTGACTGTGAATGTAGGCTGTTCGAAGCCTCTCGGTTTGTGGCAGTTTGCTGCACAGTGTGCTTGGTCTGGAGGGTCAAGGTCCCAGGGCCAAGGAACTGACTCCAGAGGGGTTTATTACATTACGTGTATATTACAACATTACGTATAAGTGGTTTTTCATCTCACCAGGAGTGCAGGGCTGTGTGTGCTGGAGCCCAGCCTGGGCAGTGCTTCCGCTTCTCCCAACCCGGGCCCACTTccccctctgctgctgctcctgggtGAGCTCCCAGGATACCTCCACCCCACCCAGTCCTGGCCAGGTCCACGCCCAGGAAAGCATATCTACTTCAACCGGAGATGGAGACAAGGGGCGGTGGGCTAGCGTGGCCATCGGAGTGGTGATGGTGAAGGAGCAGTGCGTGACTGGTCCCAAATGTGAGCCCGACCCAGGCTCCTTGTGCTTGATTTCACCCTTTCATGCCCCCTGAGGTGGGGTCTATTACTCCAATGTGACAGGGAAGACAGTACAGAACAGAGGCTTGGGAGGGGCCTGTTCATGAGAGCAGGGCCATGGCAGTGCAGCCCCTACACTGGGGCCTCATCCCCAAAATGAGTGGCATCTGTCACAAGACCAGAGAACTCGTGGAGGCATCTTCACTTAGGTGGTACATTGGGGTGGGTAGTGTCCCCCAGATTCATATCTGCCCCTTGGATGTGGAGCTGTGCAGATGTTAGGCTAGAGAGCTGAGAGCACATGGGGTTATGGAGGTCTCTGGTCCAGAGACGAGACTGTGACACGAGACCCAGAGAGGAGCAGAGGCAGCAGGAATCCACGCCCTTCCATCCCTGGAGCCCAGAAGCCCCACGATTGGAGTGTGGGCAGAGCTAGTTCCTCCTGGGGCTCCCTCCCAGCTCCACCAGTGCTCCTGGTCCTTGGCGTGTCCTGGTTTGTAGACCCATCACTCCATCTCTGTGTCCATCATCACACGGCCTCTTACAGGGACATTCATCACTGGATTTGGGGTGCCCGGATAGTCCAGGAATAGGGCAACCCAAGATCCTTAATCAATCTGCAAAGACTCTCTTTCCAGATAAGATTCATTTGCAGATACCTGGCTATGGACATCTCTTCACAGAGGCTGCCACCTAGCCTGAGGGGGCCCGCCCTCAGGTGGCATGTGGGGCCAGTAACTTTCTCTTTACCAAAAGCCTCTGGGCTCAGAGGGGATGTGTCGGGGAAGTTCTGTGTGCCCTTTTGTTGAAACTCAAAACCACAAGTCCCAGGAATGTCCCCAGTTCACCCACTGGTGCTTCTAGAACAGGGTTCCAAGAAGGTTCACAATGTTTCCTTTTTGTGTGTTCCAGGTCCGAGGGAGCCTTGGGGGCCCTGTGACCTTCCTGTCCTGAGCGTCCTGCCCGGCCCTCCCCTCAGAAACCTCGTGGGGGGCGTCCTGAGTGCACGGCCAAGATGTCCAACCCCTTCCTAAAGCAGGTCTTCAACAAGGACAAGACCTTCCGGCCCAAGCGCAAGTTCGAGCCGGGCACCCAGCGCTTCGAGCTGCACAAGAAGGCGCAGGCCTCGCTGAACGCAGGGTTGGACCTGAAGCTGGCGGTGCAGCTGCCCGCTGGTGAGGAGCTCAACGACTGGGTGGCCGTGCACGTGGTGGACTTCTTCAACCGCGTCAACCTCATCTACGGCACCATCAGTGACGGCTGCACCGAGCGCTCCTGCCCCATCATGTCGGGCGGCCCCAAGTACGAGTACCGTTGGCAGGACGAGAACAAGTTCCGGCGGCCCACGGCACTGTCAGCCCCCCGCTACATGGACCTGCTCATGGACTGGATTGAGGTGCAGATCAACAATGAGGACGTCTTCCCCACCAACGTCGGTGAGTCTCTGCGCTTTCGTGTTCTTTTAGGGTCAACTTTATCGGGATGGAGTCCACACACCACTACATCCACCCATTTAAAGTGCATGgttcagaggcttccctggtggtccagtggtggggACTCCACGCTTCTGTTTCATGGGGcatggctggggaactaagacctcacatgctACATGGtaaggcaaattaaaaaaatgcagttCAGTGGCGTtatagtacattcacagtgtcgTGCAGCTATCAGCTGTATCTAAATCCATCAccctgaaggcttccctggtccagtggttaagaatctgcctgccaatgcaggggacacgggttccatccctggtctgggaagatcccacctgctgaggggcagctaagcctgtgccccacaactactgagtctgtacTCTAGAGCgcatactctgcaacaagagaagcctgcgcactgcaactggagaaagcccacgtgcaacagtgaagaccctGCGCAGCCAAGGAAAAAATCCATCACCCTGAAAGAAGCCCCATCCCCTTCAGCAGTCACCCGCacagcctccccagcccctgatGACCAGGAACCCACTGTCTGTGTCTGTGGCTTTGCCTGTTCTGAACGTTTCCCATTGGTGGAATCACACCCTGTGTGTCCTGTGTCTGCTTCTCACACTGAGTGTCGTGTTCTCAGAGTCCATCCACATGGTAGCGAGTGTCagggcttctctccttttcatgactgagtGATGCTCCTGTGTGTGAAGGGACACATTTTGCTTCaagcaaaggcttccctggtggctcagattttaaagaatctgcatgcagtgcaggagacccaggttcaatccctgggagaagggaatggctacctcctctagtatccttgcctggagaatccatggacagaggaacctggcaggctacactccatgggatagcaaagagtcagacccaactgagcgactaacacatataGTTAAAGGATCTTGAGATAGACAATTCTGGATTATCTGAGTGAACCCTAAATGTCATCACAAGGTCCTAATGAGGGGGCAGAGGGAGACTCGTTACCTAGTGGGGCAGAAGGTGGTGCGGTGATGGGAGGAAGAAGGGACCATAAGCCCAGAAAACATGGGACCGGGTTTTCCCTGGAGCCTGTGGAGGACTCAGCTCTGCCCACAGCTGGACTCCAGCTCAGGGCACCATGTGGACTCTGGCCTCAGGAACTGGGAGAGAATTGTCCTGAGCCGCTGAATGGTCCCAGGAGACAGTAGATGTTATTCTCATGTTCACCTGGGCTACTTGGAGTCCTGGTAGGCCGACTGGTGAGCAGACCTCGGGCCTGGCTTTGGGCTGCTGCCATGCTCTGTGCTTCATTGAGTTTCTCAcccccaggcctcactgtccgTACAGTGAACCACGTTGACTCTGGCAAGGGGATTCCAGGGACCCACCTGGGAGAAGGCCATCCCATAGTCATCACTTTCCCAAAACAGATTCCTGGGTGGTCTCCTGTCAGGTTGCCGGGTCCAGGTCTGCACCTTCTCCCTGTCATCCTGAGTCATTGCTTTGCTGGGACCAACTGAGGCCCTGAGGGGTCCACCTCCTAGAACTCAGACCTGCCTCGAGTCAGTGCTCACCCACCAGAAAGGAGAGCATAAGAAGAGTGAGAGAAATGAACTTGGCAGATGTCACCCAGCTGCCCAGCGAGGTTAGGGGCTGCCTGGCCTAGGCCGTATCTTCCAGCCCTGTCCACAGACCCCAGGGCCAGCCCCACCCCTCGGCCTGGTTccacccgcacccccacccccagtggacTGAAGTGCTTCTCTTTGCTTGTTTGCAGTGCTGCTCAGAACAGGAGCCTCCCGTGCTCTTCAGGGCTAGATCTGTGGCTGAACAGAGAAAGCACAGGTCTAAAAGTTCATCCTGCCCCCCACGCTGGTGCTTCCATGCCTGAGCATCCACTTAGCCCCAAAGCCACCTGACTACTCTTGAGTTTAGACCCG
The nucleotide sequence above comes from Bos indicus isolate NIAB-ARS_2022 breed Sahiwal x Tharparkar chromosome 7, NIAB-ARS_B.indTharparkar_mat_pri_1.0, whole genome shotgun sequence. Encoded proteins:
- the MOB3A gene encoding MOB kinase activator 3A; translation: MSNPFLKQVFNKDKTFRPKRKFEPGTQRFELHKKAQASLNAGLDLKLAVQLPAGEELNDWVAVHVVDFFNRVNLIYGTISDGCTERSCPIMSGGPKYEYRWQDENKFRRPTALSAPRYMDLLMDWIEVQINNEDVFPTNVGTPFPKNFLQVVKKILSRLFRVFVHVYIHHFDRIAQLGSEAHVNTCYKHFYYFVTEFGLIDTKELEPLKEMTARMCH